A stretch of DNA from Streptococcus sp. NPS 308:
TAGAAACATTCCTATTTAATGGGATGGAGATTAGCAGGCGGGAGGAAAATATGGTAAAAACAATTGACTATTATATGGATGAAAAGTTTGTCAAGAAGAATTATCTGATTATAAAAAATAGTCTAGATAGCAGACGCCTATGTAAAGTAACACTTGATGAGAAGTTGCTAAAATTAGTTCTCTTGCTTCCAAATGAAATGAGGGAAATCAAACTGGACTCCAACTTAAAGCCTAGAATTAGAGTTGTTGACATAACCGATGGGAGTGAGTGAAGTTTCTAAAATACAATTTATCATTAGAAAGAGGTAATAAAATGATTAAGGTAGAAAGAGTTACAAAGCGATTTGGAGATAATATTGCTTTAAATCAAATTAGTTTTTCAATAAACGAAGGAGAAATTTTTGGATTCCTAGGTCCATCTGGTTCAGGGAAGACAACAATGATCAATATTCTGACAGGACAGCTACAGGCTAACAGCGGAAAGACAGAATTATTAGGGAAAGATTCTCAAAAATTACTTCCGTCAGATTTTGAAGAGTTAGGTTTAGTAGGTGACACAAGTGGTTATTACGAAAAATTAAGTTTGTACAATAACTTGTTACTGTTTGCAAGACTATACGGAGTTTCAAAATCTCGAATTGAAGAAATTCTAAAACAAGTTGGTCTGTATGATAGTAAAGACACTCCAGCTGAGAAACTTTCTACAGGAATGCGTCAACGAATGCTTTTAGCTCGTGCTTTAATCAATTATCCTAAAGTTCTATTTTTAGATGAACCTACAAGTGGGTTAGATCCCACCACCTCAAAGAAGATTCACAAATTACTAAAGGAGTTAAAGGAAAGAGGAACAACCATTTTCTTAACTACTCATGATATGAATGAGGCGACTTTATTATGTGATAACCTAGCTCTTTTGAATAAAGGTGATCTTATTGAACAAGGAAGCCCAAGCGAAATTATCCAAAAATACAACACGGAAAAAAAGGTTGCAGTAACCTATAGTGACTCTACTAAAAAAGTAGTGCGCTTCGAAGACTTGCAGAAAGAAGATTATAAAAAAATGATGACGCTTCACTCATGTGAACCAACTTTAGAAGATATTTTTATTAAATTGACAGGAGAAAAATTAGATGTTTAAGAGAATTTTAGCCCTTATCTGGTTGAGGACACAAGTATTATTAACAAACAAAAACACTTTGGTACAAGTAGTATTCCCATTCTTTCTTGTTCTACTCTTCCAAAATTTTATGAATACAGATGGCACTCAAGGGAAAACACTATTGTTTAGTTCTTTAACAATGGCATTCTCATTTTCTTCTGGGTCAATGATTTCAAACTCTATTGCAGAGGAAAAAGAAAAAAGAATTTTTAAAACTCTTATCTTAAGCGGAGTTCGCCGTGGAGAATATCTTGTTTCCGTGTTGTTTTATCCTGTAATCTTTGCCTTGGCTTCAGTTATTTCTTTCCCTATTATGGTTGAAGTGGATTTCGCAAAAGATTATCCTGTATACCTTGTAGTAGCTTCTCTGGTAGCATTATGTACAATTCTCTTAAATTTAGTGATCGGAGTTATTTCAGAGACACAAACTCAGGCTCAGGTTTATGGTTTGATTCCAATGCTTGGACTCTCGTTCTTGCCGATGTTTTCTCAAGTTAGCTCAGAAATTAAGAAATTTATGGATACAACCTTCTTAGGAGTTTATGTAGATTTCTTTAATGAACCAGATTTCAAGTTGAATTTTGACAGTTTGGGGATCACTTTTGCTTGGGTTGTAGCATTACTTGCCCTTAGTTATTGGGGATTAAAAAATAAAAATAGAGTACAGTTTGGGAAACTAACAATCGCTAAACTTCATAAACTAGCTTTTTTTAAAGCTTAGTGTTCAGTCCCTATAACCTAGTCTTATGGATGGGGTATAGCGTCAGACAAAAAACCAGCACTTAATAATGCTGATTTTACTACCTTTAAGCCTCAGAATCTACTTAGAAATTACCTCAAATTCCTTGTATTCGCTTACACAAAGTGTTATAATACGATTATAGGAAAGAAGGTGTTTATATGTGGAAAAAATATTTTTCAAAATATAAATGGACTGATTTATTCTGGATACTATTTGTGATTGTGACATGCCTCTTGACGGGCAATAATACTCTTTTTCCCCTTACCCATCAAGATATCTCTTATCATGGCTGCTATTTGGGGATTACACTTGCCTCATTTCACTTGCTTTTTATTGATAAATTTGTTATTTCGAATCGAAAATAAATGGTGAGGTTAAAATTTTCCCCCTTTTCCGATAGATACTTGAAAAATGGTGATTTAAACCCGCATCTCAAGAAGAGCTGCGGGCTTTATCTTATCTCAAAAATTTATTTACAGTGCTTTCCCAACTAGAATCTCTGCTTCAATGGTAATCTCTATCAGTTGACTCCAATCAATCTTGGTCTGGTCAATGTTAAAGAGTAGGGGTGTCATGCTAAGCAGAGCTTGGCGTTGCTCGGGTGTGATAGGCTTGGTTAAGGAAGCTATCTGACTAGATTGGATGGTGAAGTGTTCTTGGAAATGTTCCTTGATATCTTGGTTGGAATAGTCCTTCTTTGTCAGATGGTCTTGCACCATATGACGGATTTCTTTGAGGTGATTTTCAGTAGGAACGACCTTAATTAAGATACCGTTTTGGGATAAAACGCGGCGAAATTCACCATAGTTGGCAGGGGAAAAGATATCAAGCAGAATATCCATGCTGGCGTTTTTTATAGGAAGACGAGCCAGGTCACCGACAAACCAGTTGACCGCCCAGTTGGGTTCACTCTTGGCAGCGATTTGAACGGAATCTTTGGAAATATCAAAGGCGTAGAAGGTTTTGTCAGGATGACTTTCTTGGAGTTTACGAGAGTAAAATCCTTCGCCACAACCGATATCCAAGATAGTTTTGGCAGTTTCTAGTCTTGCAAGCAGGTCTGAGATGGTTTCTAAGATAGCCTGATAAAAACCAGCTTCTAGGATTTCTTGGCGGTTTTGGAAGCTTTCCTTGTCGTAGTTGGCAGATTGCTTGATTTGCGGTGCTAGATTGACATAGCCGAATTTTGCCAAGTCAAAAGAATGGCGATTGCTACACTTGAGACTGGTTTCTACCAAGGTCAGATTTTCTTGGCAGATAGGGCAGGCAAAGGCAGTTGCGGCAGCAAAGCGCTGGAGTTTTGGTTTGAGGTTTGTATTCATAGTTTTAGTCTAGCAAAAAAAGGACTGGATGGCAAATGCCTCCAGTCTGCTTTTTTAGTATGTAAGAACGAAGTATTTTTTCTTCCCGCGGCGAATAACAGTTAGTTCGTTTTCTAACTTATCTGTGTCACTCAAGACATAGTCAAGGTCTTGGATACGGTCGCCGTTGACGTAAATAGCTCCATTTTGAACATCTTCACGGGCTTGGCGTTTGGAATTCACCACACCAGATGACACGAGGAGTTCCACGATATTGTGGTTTTCGTCTGCCTGTACTTGGTAGTTTGGCACACCACGAAGTCCTTGTTTGAGTTCTTTAACAGAAAGGTTTTTGATGTTTCCAGCAAAGAGTTGCTCTGTGATGTTAAGAGCTTCTTTGTAGGCTTCTTCTCCGTGGACAAGAGTCACGACTTCACGAGCGAGGACTTTTTGAGCCAAGCGTTCGTGTGGCGCCGCTTCAAACTGTTTGCGGATGTCTTCAATCTCATCGAGTGACAAGAAAGTAAAGATTTTCAAGAAGCGAACAGCGTCAGCGTCCATGACGTTCATCCAGAATTGGTACATTTCGTATGGGGAAGTCTTTTCAGGATTGAGCCATACTGCGTTTCCTTCTGATTTACCAAATTTCTTACCAGTTGCATCTGTGATGAGTGGCACAGTGATCACGTGACCAGTCTTGTCAGCCTTGCGACGAAGCAATTCAGTACCAGCTGTCATATTGCCCCATTGGTCAGAACCACCGATTTGAAGGGTTACATTGTGCTCTTGGTTAAGGACGTAGAAGTCATATCCTTGCATGATTTGGTAGGCAAACTCTGTGTAAGAAATCCCTGTCTCGATCCGTTTTTTCACAGACTCCTTACTCATCATGTAGTTGACAGTGAAGTATTTTCCGATATCACGGAGGAAGTCAATGAAGCTGATACTGCCAAACCAGTCGTAATTGTTGACCATGACAGCTTTATTTTCCCCATTTTCAAAGTCAAGAAAACGAGAAAGTTGTCCTTGGATAGACTTGACCCAGCCCTCTACTGTGTCTTTTGTTTGGAGACTACGCTCAGCATCTTTGAAGGACGGATCTCCGATGAGACCTGTAGCACCGCCAACGAGCGCATAAGGTTTGTGACCTGCTAATTGCAAACGACGACTGGTCAAGATTGCGACAAGGTGGCCTAGGTGAAGGCTGTCAGCAGTTGGATCGTAGCCAGTATAATAAGAAACTTGACCTTCTTCTAGGGCTTTACGCAAAGCTTCTTCATCAGTCGTTTGAAAAATCAAACCACGCTCTTTTAGCTCATCAAAAATGTGCATGTGTCTTTTCTCCTTTATAAAATATTGTTTCTACCTATTGTATCACAAACTTGATTAATAGCCTAGTGGAATAGGGAAGAAAGTGGCTATTTTATTGAAAGTTTCCCTTTTATGGTATAATAGAGAAAGCGAGGACATTCATGAAAGAAAGAATTAATGAATTAAAAACAAAAATGCTGCATTTTTTCCAGCAACTAACTGCCAAATGGAAGAAAAAACAAGCAAGTAAAAAGACTGATAAGAAAGTAGCTTCTTCTAACAAACTCAAAAGGGTAGGGTCCATTTTTGCTAAGATTTTGAGTGCTTTTAAAGTGACCTTCAACACTCTCTTCATTCTAGCCTTTATCGGAGGTCTTTTGGGAGCGGGTGTGGCCATGGGCTATGGGGTTGCTCTATTTGACAAAGTCAAGGTGCCTCAAACAGAGGAATTGGTCAAACAAGTGAAGGATATTGCCTCTATCTCAGAAATTACCTATGCTGACGGAAGTACCATCGCTTCAATTGAAGGAGATTTATTGCGCACATCAGTCGCTTCGGAGGCTATCTCAGATAATCTCAAGAAGGCTATCATTGCGACAGAGGACGAGCATTTCAATGAGCATAAGGGAGTTGTGCCTAAGGCCGTTATTCGTGCGACTCTGGGAACCTTTGTCGGTTTGGGATCGTCTAGTGGTGGTTCGACCTTGACGCAGCAGGTCATCAAGCAGCAAGTGGTGGGGGATGCTCCCACTCTGGCTCGTAAGGCCAAAGAAATTATTGATGCCTTGGCTTTAGAACGAGCCATGGGCAAGGATGAGATTTTAACAACCTACCTTAATATTGCTCCTTTTGGACGCAATCACAAGGGCCAAAATATTGCAGGTGCCCAGCAGGCTGCAGAGGGAATTTTTGGAGTTAATGCATCGGATTTGACAATACCTCAAGCTGCCTTTATCGCAGGTTTGCCCCAGAGTCCTATTAGTTATTCTCCTTATGAATCTGACGGCAGTATGAAGAGCGATGAGGATATGGCCTTGGGAATCAAGCGTGCCAAGGATGTCCTCTACAATATGTATCGGACAGGAGCTCTGAGTCAGGAAGACTACGACAAGTACAAGGATTATGACTTCAAGCAAGACTTTCTACCATCAGGTAGTGTCAGTGGTACTTCGCGTGACTATCTCTACTATGCAACCTTGGCAGAAGCAACGGATCGGATGTACGACTACCTCATCCAGAGAGATAATGTTTCTGCGCAAGAGCAAAAAAATGAATCGATCCAAAAAGCTTACCGCGATCTAGCGACGAAGGAAATCGAGAATGGTGGCTATAAGATCACCACGACTATTAATAAAAACGTCCACACTGCTATGCAAAATGCAGTTGCTAACTACGGCAGTTTGGTAGATGATTCGACAGGCCAGCCTGAAGTAGGGAATGTCCTCATGGACAACCAAACGGGAGCCATCCTTGGATTTGTTGGTGGTCGTAATTATCAAGAAAATCAGAACAATCATGCTATCGATACCAAACGTTCTCCAGCTTCAACCACGAAACCTATATTGGCCTATGGTATCGCGATTGACCAAGGTTTGATGGGGAGTGCAAGTATCTTATCAAACTATCCAACCAACTTCTCAAACGGGAATCCCATCATGTATGTCAATAGTCCTGGTACAGGCATGATGACATTGGGAGAAGCCCTTAACTACTCATGGAATATCCCAGCCTACTGGACTTATCGTACGCTTCGAGAGAAGGGCGTTGATGTCAAGGGCTATATGGAAAAAATGGGTTATGAAATCCCAGAATATGGGATTGAAAGTTTGCCGATGGGTGGGGGGATTGAGGTTACAGTTGCCCAACATACCAACGGATACCAAACGATAGCCAACAACGGAGTTTACCACAAGAAACACATGATTGCCAAGATCGAATCAACGGATGGTCGAGTGGTCTATGAGCATAAGGATGAGCCTGTGCAGGTTTATTCAAAAGCGACAGCAACCATCATGCAAAGTTTGCTCCGTGACGTCATTTCTTCTCGGATTACTTCTAGCTTCCAGACCGACTTGGCTTCGATCAATCCAGGCCTAGCTCGTGCTGACTGGATCGGAAAAACTGGTACGACTAATGAAGATGAAAACATGTGGCTCATGCTTTCTACTCCTCGATTGACTCTAGGTGGCTGGTTAGGTCATGATGATAACCGACCACTAGCCAAGGGTGCAGGTCACTACCGCAATGCCAAATACATGGCTTACTTGGTCAATGCTATCCAGCAAGCTGAACCTGGAATATGGGGAAATGATCGCTTTAATCTTGACCCAAGTGTGACTAAGTCCCAAGTTCTCCGATCAACAGGCCAAAAGCCCGGCAAAGTTTCCATCAATGGTAAGGAAATCGAACTTTCTGGTTCTACAGTGACAAGCTACTGGGCTAGCAAAGAAGGGGCGCCAGTAACCACTTACCGCTTTGCCATCGGAGGTAGCGACGCAGACTATCTGAACGCTTGGAAAACCATTCTTGGAAGCCTACCTGCAGTGACTCCTCCAAGTTCAAGCAGTGGCTCAAGTTCAAGCAGTAGTTCAGGGGCAAATTCGAACAACAACACTCAAAGTGGTTCGTCAGGTCGTTTCCGTCTATTTAATCGATAATAAAAAAAGTAGCAAGAGGCAATTTTTCTTCTCTTAGCTACTTTTTTCTTTTTCTATTTCGTGTTACAATAAGGGAATGAATAAGTATCAAAAGAAGATTTTTAAGGGAACCTTGTATTCACTGTTCTCAGGTCTGATTTGGGGGATTTGCGGGATTTTAGGAGAGTATTTTTTCACTCATTATCCAGTATCGTCTGGTTGGATTACCTCTATGCGTTTGCTGGTGGCGGGGAGTTTGGTTTTAGCTTTATCTGCCTTTCAGTTGCGTAGTCGCTTGTTGGATATCTGGAAAGATAAGAAAAATTATCTACCTTTTTTAGCCTATGCTATTCTAGGTATTTTTTCTGTGCAGTTTTTCTTCTATCTCTGTGTTGAGTATTCCAATGCGACGACGGCAACCATTTTACAATTTATCAGCCCTGTTTTTATTTTGTTGTACAATCGCATTGTCTACCAGAAGAAGGCTTCGATTACAGCGATTCTCTATGTTTTGATTGCCATGCTAGGTGTTTTTTTGATGGCCACAAAAGGGGACTTGTCCCAGTTGTCCATGACACCCTTGGCTCTAGTGACAGGCTTGCTCAGTGCAGTAGGCGTCATGTTTAATGTCATCTTGCCTCAACGATTTGCCCGCCACTATGGTTTTGTACCCACTGTTGGTTGGGGGATGATTTTCGCAGGGCTCTTTAGCAATCTGCTCTATCCAGTCCATCATGTCACCTTCCAGTTGGATGCTACCAGTCTGTTGATTTGTTTGATTATTGCCGTATTTGGAACAGCTTTTGCCTTCTTCCTATCTATGAAGGCCGTCTCTCTTGTTTCCCCTCTGGTTGTCTCTGTAGTGAGCGCTAGCGAACCTCTCTCTTCAGCGCTATTGAGCGTCCTCTTTCTCGGTCTCGTCCTAGATGGATTTCTAGTTTTGGCCATGATTTTGATCATCGTTCCTATGGTCTTCTTGTCTATCGAAGAAGCCAAAGAAGGGAAGTAAAGACGACTATTTTGATAGTTTAGGCTTCAAATTTGAAGTCTTTTTTGGTAGAATAGGTATCATTATAATGAACCAGGAGGCGCCTATGACTGCCACAAAAATGACTGCCCAAGAAATCATCCAATTTATCGCCAATGCAGAGAAGAAAACCAGTGTCAAAGTAACCTTTGAAGGACAACTAGCGTCTGCTGTTCCTAATTCCATTGTCAAACTAGGCAATGTTCTTTTTGGAGATTGGAAGGATATCGCTCCGCTTCTCGAAGGCTTGGTAGAAAATCAAGATTATGTTGTCGAGCAAGATGCTCGTAATTCGGCAGTTCCCTTGCTAGACAAGCGTACTATCAACGCTCGTATCGAGCCAGGTGCTATTATCCGCGATCAAGTGGAAATTGGTGACAATGCTGTTATCATGATGGGAGCTGTCATCAATATCGGAGCAGAAATCGGTGCAGGAACCATGATTGATATGGGTGCTATCCTTGGTGGTCGTGCCATCGTTGGGAAGAACAGCCACGTTGGTGCAGGGGCAGTTTTGGCAGGTGTGATTGAGCCAGCTAGTGCCGATCCAGTCCGTGTCGGGGACAATGTTCTTATCGGAGCTAATGCAGTGGTCATCGAAGGTGTCCAAATCGGTAGTGGTTCAGTTGTCGCTGCAGGAGCTATTGTGACTCAAGATGTCCCAGAAAACGTGGTAGTAGCAGGTGTTCCAGCTCGTATCATCAAAGAGATTGATGCCCAAACCCAACAAAAAACAGCGCTAGAAGATGCGCTTCGTACCTTGTAATTGTAAAAGTAAAAAAGAGGCGGAATCCTTCTTCCAGCCTCTTTCTTCTATCAAAAGGAGGATCGATAGATGTTAGATTTGATTCAGACTCGACGAGATTTGCACCAGATTCCAGAGATTGGCTTAGAAGAGTTCAAGACTCATGCTTATTTGCTGGATGTGATTGAAAAATTGACTGCGGACAAGGACTTTGTTCAAGTTCGTACTTGGCGAACAGGAATTTTGGTCTACCTGCAGGGAAGTCAGCCGGAGCGAACCATTGGTTGGCGGACAGATATTGATGGCCTGCCTATCGTCGAACAAACAGGTCTACCTTTTGCTTCTCAACACCAAGGTCGCATGCATGCCTGTGGCCATGATTTTCATATGACCATTGCCTTGGGCTGTTTAGAGCGTGCTCTTGAGGAGCAACCTAAGAATAATCTGCTCTTCCTATTTCAGCCTGCTGAAGAAAATGAAGCTGGTGGTATGCTCATGTATGAGGATGGTGCTTTTGGAGATTGGTTGCCAGACCAGTTTTATGGACTCCATGTTCGTCCAGATCTAAAGGTTGGACAGATTGCGACCAATACCCATACACTCTTTGCAGGGACTTGTGAGGTGAAGATTCGTTTCAAAGGAAAAGGAGGACACGCAGCTTTTCCGCATGAAGCCAATGACGCCTTGGTGGCTGCTAGTTACTTTGTAACCCAAGTACAGTCAGTGGTTAGCCGCAATGTTAATCCAATCGAGGGAGCAGTGGTGACCTTTGGCCTTTTCCAAGCTGGTGTTGCGAATAATGTCATCACAGATACAGCCTTTTTACATGGTACCATTCGCGCCTTGACTCAGGACATGAGCCTCTTGGTGCAAAAAAGAGTCAAGACAGTCGCAGAAGGTGTCGCGGCAGCCTTTGGGATGGAAGTCGAAGTAGAACTCAAGCAAGGAGGCTACCTACCTGTTGAGAACAATCCAGCCTTGGCGCGTGAACTGATGGACTTCTTTGGAGAAAAAGATGGAATCGACTTGATTGATATCGAGCCTGCTATGACAGGTGAGGACTTTGGTTACCTCCTTTCAAAGGTAGATGGCGTTATGTTCTGGCTAGGTATCGATAGTCCCTACGCCCTGCACCATCCTCAGATGAGCCCCAAGGAAGAAGCCTTGGCTATTGGAGTGGATGCGGTCTCTAGCTTTCTTCAAAAGAAGGCAGCAGAGTAGAGGGCTTGTCTATGAAATCGAAATTACGCAAGCAAGTCTTGCAAGAAATGAAGGCTGTTCCTCAGAAGCAAAAAATTGCTATGGATCAAGCTTTAACCGAACGATTCTTGAATCATCCTGTTTACCACGAGGCTAAGGTCGTCGCAACCTACCTCTCTTTTCCGCATGAGTTTCAAACGCAGGGACTGATTGACCAGGCGCTGAAGGACGGCAAAAAAGTTTTGATACCCAAAACCTATCCCAAGGGGCGTATGGAGTTTGTGGTCTACGATCCGCAGCAGTTGAAAAAAACTTCCTTTGGTTTACTGGAGCCCCAAGGGGACTTGGAAGTGGTGGATGCCTCTCAGATTGATTTGATTCATGTTCCAGGCTTGGCTTTTACAAGAGAGGGGTATCGGATTGGATATGGCGGAGGCTATTACGACCGTTATTTGGAGAATTTTGCTGGTCAGACCATGAGTACAATCTATCCTTGTCAGGTTCAGGAGTTTAACTTGGAAGACCACGATATTCCCGTTCAGGAGGTATTGATCTATGAAGGAAATCTTTGACAAACGTCACCCTGTGACTAGTTTTTTCCTCCTAGTGACTGGCTTTGTATTTTTACTGATGCTGATTACTACGGGTATCAACTTTGATCGGGTCAAAACTCTGTTTCAGTTTGGAGCTATGTATGGACCGATCATTCGCCTGTTCCCTGAGCAGCTATGGCGCCTTTTTTCGGCTATATTTGTGCATATTGGTTGGGAACATTTTATCGTCAATATGCTTTCTCTCTACTTTCTTGGAGGACAGGTGGAGGAGATTTTCGGCTCTAAGCAGTTCCTTTTTCTCTATCTCTTATCAGGAATGATGGGCAATCTCTTTGTGTTTGCTTTCACACCGAAAGTCCTAGCAGCAGGAGCATCCACCTCCCTCTATGGACTATTTGCTGCGATTATCGTCTTGCGTTACGCAACTCGCAGCCCCTATATCCAGCAGTTGGGGCAATCCTATCTGACACTTTTCGTGATAAATATCATTGGAAGTGTTCTGATTCCAGGAATCAGCCTAGCTGGACATATCGGTGGTGCGGTAGGTGGGGCTTTTCTGGCAGTAGTCTTTCCTGTTAGAAGTGAGAGACGGATCTATAGTTTCGGTCAGCGACTCGGAGCAACCGTTCTTTTTATTGCACTAGCCGTTTTCCTTTTCTACAAAGGAATGAGTTATGTGTAAGGGGGAATAGTTAAAAAGCTACTTAAAAAATGAGTAGCTTTTAATGTGTTTTGGAACCATTCGAAACAACACAGCTCTAAAATGGTTATTAACGTTGTCTAAATTCTGTAATGCCGCCACCAACGTTTCCAAGATGGTTTCCATTGTCATCTCGGATGTCACCATTACTGTGATTTCTGTTAAAGTAGCTGTGATTACCACCAGCATCAATGCTCCAATATCTTGTATAGCCATCATTTCCTCCGCCGCTATTGCTGTTGCCAGATGAATATTGTTCGGCAGCTGGGGCTTCATAATTACTTCCGCCACTATTTGATCCAGAATCAGAAGATGAGTTAGAACTTGAACTGCTTGAACTACTTGATCCACCAGAAGATTCTTGTGTTTTAGCTTCTGATTGTTTCTTCTCTTCTTCTTTAGCTTTTTCAGCTGCTTTTTGTTCTTCTTCTTTCTTCAAAGCTTCGATTTGCTTATTGAATTTATCTACAATATCAGTAAGAGATTTTGTAGTTTCTTCAAGATTATCTTGTTTGAATGTTTCATCAACTTTCTTGATAAAATCAATTTGTTTATTGATTTCTTTTACATTATTTTCTAAGGTTGTTTTATCTTTAAATTTGTCATCTGAATCTTTGATGTCATAAGCCAAACCTTTTTGCAAATGAAAATCTACAATGGCTTTAGATGATTCTTTGACTTTATTATTAAGATAGTCTTTACCTGTATCGGTTTTAAGTGAAGTTTCAGATAATTCTTTCAACTTAGAAATAGATTCATCTGAAGATGCATCAAATGATTCAAATAGTTTATCAACTTGTTCTTTGTCTGATTTGCTATCTTTTTCTAATTGTACAATTTTTGCTTGTTGCTCTGCTTGATGTTGGTAATATGAATACCATCCAAACCCTAATACCAATACAACACCAACTGCAACTGATGAAATGATTACTTTTTTATTGTTTTTGATAAATTCCACAAATTTGTTCTCCATAATCTTTTACTTTGATAGTGTCCGCAATTACTTTAAAATTAAAATTACACCCATCTTTCTCCCTTATTATATTCTTATTAATAGCTTCCACAAAACTAAACAACTTATATTCGACTCGGTTGATTTAATTTAACCATGATTACTCCAACAGTTAAGTCAAATTTAAAATTATTTATTATTTTGGAACCATTCGAAACAACACAGCTCTAAAACTAGGAAATATTGATACTATCAACTCCGCACATCCTACATAGACAGTATACCTAATGTTTTTTAATATTCTTCAAAACTATATCTTATACAAATTATTTAATCTTTCTAACTCTAATACATTCATACATACTTCTACTCCAGTAACTACCCCCTTGCTATGAATAAATCCACAAGAAAACACAATCCTCTCCTTACTCAAAATATTTGACAATATTACTAATGCTTCTAAAACATAATCCTCTATGGTAATGAAACTATTGTTTTTATCTTTGAAAAACTTTATAAATCCAATATCCTTACACCTATCACCAAAATAAAAACTAAGTGATTTTAAATAATAATCAAAAAAAACATCAATCTCCATAGAAACCCCCTTCATTTTTAAAATATTCTGTTATATCATACAAAAAAGTTTTGGAACCATTCGAAACAACACAGCCAAAAGATTTTTCTTTTGAGTTAAAATATGGTTATCCATAATCAGTAATGCGCACCGATTCGGTGCTTTTTATTTTATTATACTAATTCATTGTACTCCTATTTTTATAAAAAAACAAATAATATCGTAACGCTTTCATGAAGTTTGAGACCATTTCAATGGAGTTTATAAGTAAGTGAACTGAGAAATACAGATTCCTTTTTAAGTAGATGTTCTAAAGAATAGCAATATAAAATAAAAAGAACTGGGATAATTAACTATCCTAGTTCTTCTTTTTATATGGAATATTCTTCTATTCCTCCTCAGATAACTCTTTTCCAAGTTGGATGAGGTAGTCTTTCAAATCGTCTTTAACTTGTGGGTGTTTGAGAGCGTAGTCGATGGAGGTTTTCATAAAGCCAAACTTGTCTCCGACATCGTAACGAGCCCCTTTGAACTCACGAGCAAATACACGTTGTGTTTTATTGAGGGTGTCGATTGCATCTGTCAGCTGAATTTCATTTCCTGCACCTGGAGCTTGGTTTTCGAGGATTTGGAAAATTTCAGGCGTGAGGAGGTAGCGTCCGATGATAGCAAGGTCG
This window harbors:
- a CDS encoding DMT family transporter — translated: MNKYQKKIFKGTLYSLFSGLIWGICGILGEYFFTHYPVSSGWITSMRLLVAGSLVLALSAFQLRSRLLDIWKDKKNYLPFLAYAILGIFSVQFFFYLCVEYSNATTATILQFISPVFILLYNRIVYQKKASITAILYVLIAMLGVFLMATKGDLSQLSMTPLALVTGLLSAVGVMFNVILPQRFARHYGFVPTVGWGMIFAGLFSNLLYPVHHVTFQLDATSLLICLIIAVFGTAFAFFLSMKAVSLVSPLVVSVVSASEPLSSALLSVLFLGLVLDGFLVLAMILIIVPMVFLSIEEAKEGK
- the dapD gene encoding 2,3,4,5-tetrahydropyridine-2,6-dicarboxylate N-acetyltransferase, which encodes MTATKMTAQEIIQFIANAEKKTSVKVTFEGQLASAVPNSIVKLGNVLFGDWKDIAPLLEGLVENQDYVVEQDARNSAVPLLDKRTINARIEPGAIIRDQVEIGDNAVIMMGAVINIGAEIGAGTMIDMGAILGGRAIVGKNSHVGAGAVLAGVIEPASADPVRVGDNVLIGANAVVIEGVQIGSGSVVAAGAIVTQDVPENVVVAGVPARIIKEIDAQTQQKTALEDALRTL
- a CDS encoding N-acetyldiaminopimelate deacetylase, whose product is MLDLIQTRRDLHQIPEIGLEEFKTHAYLLDVIEKLTADKDFVQVRTWRTGILVYLQGSQPERTIGWRTDIDGLPIVEQTGLPFASQHQGRMHACGHDFHMTIALGCLERALEEQPKNNLLFLFQPAEENEAGGMLMYEDGAFGDWLPDQFYGLHVRPDLKVGQIATNTHTLFAGTCEVKIRFKGKGGHAAFPHEANDALVAASYFVTQVQSVVSRNVNPIEGAVVTFGLFQAGVANNVITDTAFLHGTIRALTQDMSLLVQKRVKTVAEGVAAAFGMEVEVELKQGGYLPVENNPALARELMDFFGEKDGIDLIDIEPAMTGEDFGYLLSKVDGVMFWLGIDSPYALHHPQMSPKEEALAIGVDAVSSFLQKKAAE
- a CDS encoding 5-formyltetrahydrofolate cyclo-ligase — its product is MKSKLRKQVLQEMKAVPQKQKIAMDQALTERFLNHPVYHEAKVVATYLSFPHEFQTQGLIDQALKDGKKVLIPKTYPKGRMEFVVYDPQQLKKTSFGLLEPQGDLEVVDASQIDLIHVPGLAFTREGYRIGYGGGYYDRYLENFAGQTMSTIYPCQVQEFNLEDHDIPVQEVLIYEGNL
- a CDS encoding rhomboid family intramembrane serine protease, encoding MKEIFDKRHPVTSFFLLVTGFVFLLMLITTGINFDRVKTLFQFGAMYGPIIRLFPEQLWRLFSAIFVHIGWEHFIVNMLSLYFLGGQVEEIFGSKQFLFLYLLSGMMGNLFVFAFTPKVLAAGASTSLYGLFAAIIVLRYATRSPYIQQLGQSYLTLFVINIIGSVLIPGISLAGHIGGAVGGAFLAVVFPVRSERRIYSFGQRLGATVLFIALAVFLFYKGMSYV